The Methanothrix soehngenii GP6 genome has a window encoding:
- a CDS encoding HIT family protein: MEDLWAPWRIDYILGKKPEGCIFCSKPGENRDEENLILHRGKNHFIILNAYPYNNGHMMVVPFKHTSTLAGWTDDERREMMELADLAVELLRRTMRPDGFNLGINMGIVGGAGIADHIHMHIVPRWNGDTNFMPVLSDTRVISEHLRVTYAKLKKELDEMV; this comes from the coding sequence ATGGAAGATTTATGGGCACCCTGGAGGATCGACTACATCCTCGGCAAGAAGCCGGAGGGCTGCATATTCTGCAGTAAACCTGGGGAGAACAGGGACGAAGAGAACCTCATATTGCACCGCGGCAAAAATCACTTCATCATCCTGAATGCCTATCCATACAACAATGGTCATATGATGGTGGTTCCGTTTAAGCATACCTCGACTCTCGCCGGATGGACGGATGATGAGCGTCGGGAGATGATGGAGCTTGCTGATCTGGCAGTGGAGCTCTTGAGAAGGACCATGCGTCCTGATGGATTCAACCTGGGAATTAACATGGGAATTGTGGGCGGTGCAGGGATCGCCGACCACATTCACATGCATATCGTCCCACGCTGGAATGGAGACACCAACTTCATGCCCGTCTTATCTGATACCAGGGTGATATCTGAGCATCTGCGGGTGACATATGCCAAGCTGAAGAAAGAGCTTGATGAGATGGTTTAG
- a CDS encoding CBS domain-containing protein, which yields METEIPVRDIMTRPVITADADLDVLSAAKRMGSANVGSLIIVSRDKTTGILTERDLVRKVIAQGVDPRNLKVREIMSSPVTAIEPDASIRDAANLMLRAGVKRLPVILKGKLMGIITDTDLVSGCSVGLNDILSDLLEMHRENIHFEQPRGTVSGICEVCGQLSDNLENVNGELLCWSCRDGNR from the coding sequence ATGGAGACAGAGATTCCAGTGCGAGATATCATGACCCGACCGGTGATCACCGCTGACGCCGATCTAGATGTATTGAGCGCTGCCAAAAGGATGGGCTCGGCCAATGTGGGAAGTCTGATAATTGTATCCCGAGACAAAACCACAGGCATTTTAACGGAAAGGGACCTGGTCAGGAAGGTCATAGCCCAGGGGGTTGATCCCAGAAATCTGAAGGTGAGGGAGATCATGAGCTCACCTGTAACTGCAATCGAACCCGATGCAAGCATAAGAGATGCAGCCAACCTCATGCTCCGGGCAGGAGTAAAACGGCTGCCTGTTATCCTCAAGGGCAAGCTGATGGGCATAATCACAGATACCGACCTGGTCTCTGGCTGTTCCGTCGGATTGAATGATATCTTAAGCGATCTGTTGGAGATGCACCGGGAGAACATTCATTTCGAGCAGCCCCGAGGAACTGTGAGCGGAATCTGCGAAGTCTGCGGCCAGCTATCAGATAATCTGGAAAACGTGAATGGCGAGTTGCTCTGCTGGAGCTGCAGGGACGGAAATCGATAG
- a CDS encoding NOB1 family endonuclease: protein MCMTVADASVFIWGKRPEGELITVPAVEAELKDIRARSRLHIYETRVESPTTIALKAARDAAEQTGDIRSLSAADLEVLAKALEYNATLATDDYALQNVALHLGLKIEPIGQPRIKKERKYVQRCQGCGQRFEGEACPDCGTPARKKKRCMR, encoded by the coding sequence ATGTGTATGACCGTAGCGGACGCTTCGGTGTTCATCTGGGGCAAGAGGCCAGAAGGGGAGCTGATCACCGTCCCGGCGGTGGAGGCGGAGCTAAAGGATATAAGAGCAAGGTCCCGGCTCCATATATATGAGACCCGGGTGGAGAGCCCCACCACTATTGCCCTGAAAGCGGCCAGAGATGCGGCTGAACAGACGGGGGACATTCGTTCTCTCTCTGCGGCCGATCTGGAGGTCCTGGCCAAGGCACTGGAGTATAATGCTACTCTCGCTACCGACGACTATGCTCTGCAAAACGTCGCTCTTCACCTCGGCCTGAAGATCGAGCCCATCGGCCAGCCCCGGATAAAGAAAGAGCGTAAATATGTCCAGAGGTGCCAGGGCTGCGGCCAGAGATTCGAGGGGGAAGCATGTCCTGATTGCGGAACTCCCGCCCGAAAGAAGAAAAGGTGTATGAGATGA
- a CDS encoding DUF1786 domain-containing protein: protein MTLLAVDVGAGTQDILLYQEGVPIEGSTKMVLPSQTMIVGNRISRARMAGRDIFLHGPIMGGGASTMAVRWHLAAGLRVFATPSAAATINNDLGQVEALGVIIQEDAPASAEIVETGDIDIPSLQRAFQLFDISLPKDIAVAVQDHGYSPGKPNRQVRFEHMVAAIRSGGSLDDFTFKECPQEMTRMVAVRDTLIKEGFEPFIMDTGPAAIFGAALDPRIEDPALIINFGNSHTIAAILSEGRICAVFEHHTSSMKGEKVREFTQKLCRGTLEEGEVFDDGGHGSYIGSLPDGVRSILITGPRRESFLSCEALKGAVAAAPAGDMMITGCLGLIKAWKKRDDLTG, encoded by the coding sequence ATGACGCTCTTAGCGGTTGACGTTGGGGCAGGGACTCAAGACATCCTGCTTTACCAGGAGGGGGTGCCCATCGAGGGCTCGACCAAGATGGTTCTGCCCAGTCAGACCATGATTGTTGGAAACAGGATTAGCCGGGCCAGGATGGCGGGACGGGACATTTTTTTGCATGGCCCCATCATGGGGGGCGGAGCCTCCACCATGGCAGTGAGGTGGCACCTGGCAGCGGGACTGAGGGTTTTTGCCACCCCCTCAGCCGCAGCCACCATTAATAATGACCTGGGCCAGGTTGAGGCCTTGGGAGTTATCATCCAGGAGGATGCACCGGCATCAGCAGAAATCGTAGAGACGGGAGACATCGACATTCCCTCTCTTCAGCGGGCTTTCCAGCTATTCGACATATCTCTGCCTAAGGATATTGCCGTGGCGGTACAGGACCACGGCTACTCTCCCGGCAAGCCAAACCGCCAGGTCCGGTTCGAGCATATGGTCGCAGCCATCCGTTCGGGCGGAAGCCTGGATGATTTCACTTTTAAAGAGTGCCCGCAGGAGATGACCAGGATGGTGGCAGTGCGGGATACCTTGATAAAAGAGGGATTTGAGCCCTTTATAATGGACACCGGTCCTGCAGCTATCTTCGGTGCCGCCCTCGACCCGCGGATTGAGGACCCGGCATTGATCATCAACTTTGGAAACAGCCATACTATAGCTGCCATCCTGTCAGAGGGAAGGATCTGTGCCGTCTTCGAGCATCATACCTCGAGCATGAAAGGGGAAAAGGTGAGGGAGTTTACCCAGAAGCTCTGCCGGGGAACGCTGGAGGAGGGTGAGGTGTTCGACGATGGAGGTCATGGTTCTTATATAGGCAGCCTGCCGGATGGGGTCCGGTCGATTCTGATCACTGGACCCCGAAGGGAGAGCTTCCTCTCCTGCGAGGCTTTAAAAGGGGCGGTGGCGGCAGCTCCGGCGGGAGATATGATGATCACCGGCTGCTTGGGGCTGATCAAGGCCTGGAAGAAAAGGGATGACCTGACCGGATAG
- a CDS encoding CBS domain-containing protein, which translates to MLVEDIFSRDPLYVEDSTYLTKARQLIRDNHVRGLPVVDSRVQVLGVITSQDVLRITSTKSNVTVSGFKVQVPAVTGDTDVLDAARIMLKEKSNLLPVVESQEDKTLRGVVTIIDIFKHLDISKVPKKPIGEIMSTKVVTARLDEPVTKVWDRMVERDFTGLPMVRDEKPMGIITRFDILKRGWARISKESETRPVERMQLPAEKLMSSPLYSLGPTASVAEAIELMLKHDVGRVSVVDEGRIMGIVDRSDLIKCYLGE; encoded by the coding sequence ATGCTAGTCGAAGACATTTTCTCTAGAGATCCTCTTTATGTGGAGGACTCCACCTATCTGACCAAAGCGCGTCAGTTGATCAGAGACAACCATGTGCGGGGACTGCCGGTTGTGGATAGCAGAGTCCAGGTTTTAGGGGTTATAACCTCACAGGATGTGCTTCGGATTACCTCGACCAAATCAAATGTTACAGTCTCAGGATTTAAAGTTCAGGTACCTGCAGTGACGGGTGATACTGATGTGCTTGATGCGGCAAGGATCATGCTCAAAGAGAAGAGCAACCTGCTTCCAGTGGTCGAATCCCAGGAAGATAAAACTCTAAGAGGTGTTGTAACAATAATTGATATATTCAAGCATTTAGATATCTCTAAAGTTCCAAAAAAACCGATTGGCGAGATCATGAGCACCAAGGTGGTAACCGCCCGCCTGGACGAGCCGGTGACCAAGGTCTGGGACCGGATGGTGGAACGAGATTTTACCGGTCTGCCAATGGTGAGGGATGAGAAACCCATGGGAATTATCACGAGATTCGATATCCTGAAGAGAGGCTGGGCCAGGATCAGCAAAGAGAGCGAGACCAGACCGGTGGAAAGAATGCAATTGCCGGCTGAGAAGCTGATGAGCTCTCCTCTCTACAGCCTCGGGCCGACGGCCAGCGTTGCCGAGGCCATAGAGCTGATGCTCAAGCACGATGTGGGCAGGGTATCGGTGGTAGACGAGGGAAGGATTATGGGGATAGTGGATAGAAGCGATCTGATCAAATGTTACCTGGGGGAGTGA
- a CDS encoding CBS domain-containing protein: protein MSNGPTSGKEITRIPQRNDRMPRAPGSGERGPLQFDSRHAKHISEVLSAASPDVVTVPPTTTIMGAIKTMTFYGFSRLPIADAGTKRLLGFVTSVDVVDFLGGGLRHNLLQEKYQGNIFTAINADIREIMSSKLIYASENTSLHDVLKLMYEKNVGGLPIVDEDSRIKGIITEEDFVRSCRGVDTGLVVESFMSPNVVTAPAQTTIEKMTRMIIQKGFRRMPVVQDGVLMGMVTASDIMKYLGSGDAFEKVVTGDIGEVMNQPIKSLIKRSLITIEKKMDLGHAARKMMDNEIGSMPVMDRGSLAGILTERDFVRALAENRGILP from the coding sequence ATGAGCAATGGTCCAACTAGTGGAAAGGAGATAACGAGGATACCGCAGAGGAACGATAGAATGCCAAGAGCTCCGGGCTCAGGAGAGAGGGGACCGCTGCAGTTCGACTCCAGGCATGCCAAACACATCAGCGAGGTGCTGAGCGCAGCATCGCCGGACGTGGTCACAGTCCCGCCTACTACCACCATCATGGGGGCCATAAAGACCATGACCTTCTACGGCTTCTCCAGGCTTCCCATCGCAGATGCAGGCACAAAAAGGCTGCTTGGCTTTGTGACATCGGTGGATGTAGTGGACTTCCTTGGCGGAGGGCTTCGGCACAACCTTCTGCAGGAGAAGTATCAGGGGAATATCTTCACCGCCATTAATGCAGATATAAGGGAGATAATGAGCAGCAAGCTCATCTATGCCAGCGAAAACACCTCATTGCATGATGTCTTGAAGCTGATGTATGAGAAGAACGTGGGCGGCCTTCCGATAGTGGATGAGGATTCCCGCATCAAGGGAATAATCACCGAGGAGGACTTCGTGCGCTCTTGTCGAGGGGTGGATACGGGCCTTGTGGTTGAATCCTTCATGAGCCCCAATGTTGTAACTGCACCCGCTCAGACCACCATCGAAAAGATGACCAGGATGATCATCCAGAAGGGCTTCCGAAGGATGCCTGTGGTGCAGGATGGCGTTCTCATGGGCATGGTGACCGCATCGGACATAATGAAATACCTGGGCAGCGGTGATGCATTCGAAAAGGTGGTTACGGGCGACATCGGCGAGGTGATGAACCAGCCCATAAAGAGCCTGATCAAGAGAAGCTTAATCACCATCGAGAAGAAGATGGACCTGGGCCATGCGGCCAGAAAGATGATGGACAACGAGATTGGATCGATGCCCGTAATGGACAGGGGTTCATTAGCAGGCAT
- a CDS encoding ribosome biogenesis/translation initiation ATPase RLI, translating into MRIAIINRDRCQPRKCSKECEYFCPPVRTGDETIVFADGKPLITENLCVGCGICVRKCPFGAITITNLPEEMEDPVHRYGQNGFALYGLPVPIEGRVTGLLGPNGIGKSTAISILSGILRPNLGKDASWEEALQRFSGSILGDYLKKVVDKGIKTSYKPQYVDRIPKSYSGMVSGLLEKTDERGALAELTGTLGISKLMDRDISSLSGGELQRVAIAAAAAKDADFYFFDEISPYLDIHQRINSARILQSLAKDKAVMVVEHDLALLDLLAENVHLIYGVPGAYGVITRPKGVRVGINQYLRGNLPEENVRFRDTAINFEVHAPRIEKEIPSLIAYDAFAMKYSSFRLEAEAGIIRRGEVVGILGPNGIGKSTYIKILAGVEKPTTGSFESQLKISYKPQYLKADTELTVEGMLRGLTHGFDSSYYQAEILRPMGIEPLLDKILSELSGGELQRVAITACLSREADLYLLDEPSAHLDVEQRMLAAKVMRRFAESTEKTVLVVDHDIYLIDLLSERLMVFDGVPGILGVAHTPLEMREGMNAFLKGIGITFRRDEETRRPRVNKPESRLDRMQKEQGEYYYQIEEA; encoded by the coding sequence ATGAGGATAGCTATCATCAATCGCGACCGATGCCAGCCGAGAAAATGCTCTAAAGAATGCGAATACTTCTGCCCGCCGGTCCGCACGGGCGACGAGACCATCGTGTTTGCAGATGGCAAGCCCCTCATTACTGAGAACCTCTGTGTTGGCTGTGGAATATGCGTACGCAAATGCCCCTTTGGAGCCATCACCATCACCAATCTGCCCGAGGAGATGGAGGATCCAGTTCATAGATACGGCCAGAACGGCTTTGCCCTTTATGGCTTGCCTGTGCCGATCGAGGGAAGGGTCACGGGTCTTTTGGGCCCCAACGGCATAGGAAAGAGCACGGCGATATCCATTCTCTCCGGTATTCTCCGGCCGAACCTGGGCAAAGACGCATCCTGGGAGGAGGCGCTACAGCGCTTCTCCGGCTCCATCCTGGGAGACTATCTGAAGAAGGTGGTGGATAAGGGGATCAAGACCTCTTATAAGCCTCAGTATGTTGATCGCATCCCAAAGAGCTATTCAGGCATGGTTTCGGGCCTCTTGGAAAAGACTGATGAGAGGGGCGCCCTGGCCGAACTGACGGGGACTTTGGGCATATCAAAGCTCATGGACAGAGACATCTCCAGCCTCAGCGGCGGCGAGCTGCAGAGGGTGGCCATCGCAGCTGCGGCGGCAAAAGACGCTGATTTCTACTTCTTCGATGAGATCAGCCCGTACCTTGATATCCACCAGCGCATCAACTCCGCCCGCATACTGCAGAGCCTGGCTAAAGATAAGGCGGTGATGGTGGTTGAGCACGACCTGGCCCTGCTCGACCTCCTGGCGGAAAACGTTCATCTCATCTATGGCGTTCCCGGTGCTTATGGCGTGATAACCAGGCCCAAAGGGGTGCGGGTGGGCATCAACCAGTACCTTCGCGGCAACCTGCCCGAGGAGAATGTTCGCTTTCGCGACACCGCCATCAACTTCGAGGTACATGCCCCCCGAATAGAGAAGGAGATCCCATCCCTCATTGCCTATGACGCTTTTGCCATGAAGTATTCTTCCTTCCGGCTGGAGGCCGAGGCGGGGATCATCCGCCGGGGCGAGGTGGTGGGGATCTTGGGGCCCAATGGAATTGGGAAGAGCACTTACATCAAGATCCTGGCAGGAGTGGAAAAGCCAACAACTGGCAGCTTTGAAAGCCAGCTGAAGATATCCTATAAGCCCCAGTACCTCAAAGCAGACACTGAATTGACCGTAGAGGGCATGCTGAGGGGATTGACGCACGGATTTGACAGCAGTTACTATCAGGCAGAGATCCTCAGGCCCATGGGCATCGAGCCCCTCTTAGATAAGATCCTCTCTGAGCTCTCAGGCGGGGAGCTGCAGAGAGTGGCCATAACTGCCTGCCTCAGCCGGGAGGCGGACCTCTATCTACTGGACGAGCCTTCCGCCCATCTGGACGTGGAGCAGAGGATGCTGGCCGCCAAGGTCATGAGAAGGTTCGCCGAGTCCACTGAGAAGACTGTACTGGTGGTGGATCATGACATCTATCTGATCGATCTGCTCAGCGAGCGCCTGATGGTCTTCGATGGCGTTCCTGGAATCCTCGGTGTGGCCCATACCCCGCTGGAGATGCGCGAGGGGATGAACGCCTTCCTCAAAGGGATCGGCATAACCTTCCGGCGCGATGAAGAGACCCGCAGGCCCAGAGTCAACAAGCCGGAATCCAGGCTGGACAGAATGCAAAAAGAGCAGGGAGAATATTATTATCAGATTGAAGAAGCATGA
- a CDS encoding MogA/MoaB family molybdenum cofactor biosynthesis protein, with translation MDMILDVVVASTSRYTKFGSVRDPDRAEDLSGKVILEKIRTAGYTGNYLLIPDGVEPIQRAIKTSSADAMVICGGTGLTALDLTIEAAEPLFEKTLPGFGEIFRWQSMKEVGTRAMLTRATAGVFMKKPIFCLPGSPGAARLGMDLILAEIEHILKHVME, from the coding sequence ATGGACATGATCTTAGATGTGGTGGTCGCGAGCACGTCTCGCTATACTAAGTTCGGCTCGGTTCGGGATCCGGATAGGGCAGAGGACCTGTCCGGGAAGGTGATACTGGAGAAGATAAGGACGGCAGGGTATACAGGCAACTACCTGCTCATCCCGGACGGCGTAGAGCCCATCCAGCGTGCAATTAAGACGAGCAGCGCTGATGCCATGGTGATCTGCGGCGGCACAGGACTCACCGCTTTGGACCTAACCATAGAGGCTGCAGAGCCGCTCTTTGAAAAGACGCTCCCGGGGTTTGGGGAGATCTTTCGTTGGCAGAGCATGAAGGAGGTTGGAACCCGGGCCATGCTAACCCGGGCAACAGCCGGAGTCTTTATGAAAAAACCAATATTCTGCTTGCCAGGCTCTCCCGGGGCGGCTCGCTTGGGAATGGACCTCATATTAGCAGAGATCGAGCATATCCTGAAACATGTGATGGAGTAG
- a CDS encoding orotate phosphoribosyltransferase-like protein encodes MKNIENLMKKATELKAEGLVEGQISEELNVSGETVTWLLTHAEKTSTSPGPKDISVDWSAIGRSAFRLNHISEAMTDIIYETLDANESSVDVVVGIALSGLPIASMVANDLAAELAVYTPSKQMIAQENKRAKGNLSSNFSDVQDKDCIIVDDVVTSGQTLEEAVEYLDEHGARINAIAVLIDKKGTEEIAGVPVVSLLKVMRVN; translated from the coding sequence ATGAAAAATATTGAAAATTTGATGAAGAAGGCAACGGAACTTAAGGCAGAAGGACTGGTAGAGGGTCAGATCTCTGAGGAGCTGAATGTATCCGGAGAGACGGTGACCTGGCTTTTAACCCATGCCGAGAAGACGAGCACCTCCCCCGGCCCCAAGGATATATCGGTGGACTGGTCGGCCATAGGCCGAAGCGCCTTCAGGCTCAACCACATATCTGAGGCCATGACCGACATCATTTATGAGACCCTGGATGCCAATGAGAGCAGCGTGGATGTGGTGGTGGGAATCGCTTTGAGCGGCCTGCCAATTGCCAGCATGGTGGCAAACGACCTGGCAGCGGAGCTGGCCGTTTACACCCCCAGCAAACAGATGATCGCCCAGGAGAACAAGAGGGCCAAGGGCAACCTGAGCTCCAACTTCTCCGATGTCCAGGACAAGGACTGCATCATCGTCGATGACGTGGTGACATCCGGTCAGACCCTGGAGGAAGCAGTGGAATATCTGGATGAGCACGGGGCAAGGATCAATGCCATCGCCGTCCTGATCGACAAGAAAGGCACTGAAGAGATCGCCGGAGTGCCAGTGGTCTCCCTGCTGAAGGTCATGAGGGTGAACTAG
- the albA gene encoding DNA-binding protein Alba, with amino-acid sequence MAEDEVVFVGNKPVMNYVLAVVTQFNSGAKDVRIMARGRAISRAVDVAEVSRSRFLPDVRVMGIYISTETLDTDRGATNVSAIEITLGK; translated from the coding sequence ATGGCGGAAGATGAGGTCGTATTCGTCGGCAATAAGCCTGTGATGAACTATGTGCTGGCAGTGGTAACCCAGTTCAACAGCGGCGCCAAGGATGTCCGAATCATGGCTAGAGGGCGGGCGATCTCCAGGGCGGTGGATGTGGCAGAGGTCTCAAGGTCTAGATTTCTGCCTGATGTTAGGGTGATGGGAATTTATATCTCCACCGAGACCCTCGACACCGACCGGGGGGCAACCAATGTATCCGCGATTGAGATCACCCTTGGGAAGTGA
- a CDS encoding EMC6-like membrane protein has translation MAKKEKKSGRKDERGLAAEQNKMTAPKETETKTKKEPPRPKTAADRKKDRRDGIVKTVFAAALGVLAGFACYYIASTTGENPWEIGEFPWHFILLSVILVTSLFQRVAYPLLKIDAASFKTKDWLYVEFIVVDLWLVTWTILLN, from the coding sequence ATGGCCAAGAAAGAGAAAAAGTCTGGCAGAAAGGATGAGCGAGGGCTGGCAGCGGAACAGAATAAGATGACGGCGCCAAAGGAAACGGAGACGAAAACGAAAAAAGAACCGCCCAGGCCTAAGACAGCTGCCGACAGGAAGAAAGACCGCCGGGATGGGATAGTGAAGACAGTGTTCGCCGCCGCTCTGGGAGTCCTGGCAGGCTTTGCCTGCTACTATATTGCCAGCACCACGGGCGAGAATCCATGGGAGATAGGCGAATTCCCCTGGCATTTCATATTGCTATCAGTAATCCTGGTCACCTCTCTATTCCAGAGGGTCGCCTATCCCCTGCTGAAGATAGATGCAGCCAGCTTCAAGACCAAAGACTGGCTATACGTGGAGTTCATTGTAGTTGACCTCTGGCTGGTCACATGGACAATACTGCTCAATTGA
- a CDS encoding Kae1-associated kinase Bud32: protein MEIGRGAEAVITLEDGVVRKWRLPKSYRLPALDERIRQERTIREARITSDARRHGVLTPIICDISRFELKMEHIRGDKLKDVINPDLSRKVGEMVGRLHQGGIIHGDLTTSNMILVEGDICLIDFGLSFIERSTEAQGVDVHVYFQTLESTHDRPEELIEAFKAGYLEVYPPGEAVLKRVKEIKARGRYL from the coding sequence ATGGAGATTGGAAGAGGTGCAGAGGCGGTCATAACCTTGGAGGACGGAGTGGTCAGGAAGTGGCGGCTTCCCAAGAGCTACCGCCTGCCTGCCTTGGACGAGCGAATCCGCCAGGAGAGGACTATCAGGGAGGCGAGGATCACCTCTGATGCCCGGAGGCATGGCGTTCTCACACCCATCATCTGCGATATATCCCGCTTTGAGCTGAAGATGGAGCATATCCGGGGAGATAAGCTCAAGGATGTGATAAATCCGGATCTCTCCCGCAAGGTGGGGGAGATGGTGGGAAGGCTGCACCAAGGGGGAATCATTCACGGGGACCTGACCACCTCCAATATGATTCTAGTTGAGGGGGATATCTGCTTGATCGACTTTGGCCTCTCCTTTATTGAGAGGTCCACTGAGGCCCAGGGGGTGGATGTGCACGTCTATTTCCAGACTCTGGAGAGCACCCACGATCGACCTGAAGAGCTGATAGAGGCCTTCAAGGCCGGCTACTTGGAGGTTTATCCCCCCGGAGAAGCAGTTTTAAAGAGGGTGAAGGAGATAAAAGCGCGAGGCAGATATCTGTAA
- the purN gene encoding phosphoribosylglycinamide formyltransferase produces MTATIGIISSGRGENLRYILLAERDGYLPAQVKIVLADQPDAGALRIAQEFGVRHMYLDPAGRSREEYDQQLVSHLEGAGVDLVVLTGYMRILSPRFVRHYKNRILNIHPALLPSFRGLDAFSQALEHGVMWTGTTIHLVDEDVDHGPIIYQMPVPVKRNDTHESLKARIQRAEYRAYPRAIKMFIEGNPEVVGRKIVFENGAK; encoded by the coding sequence TTGACCGCCACCATTGGCATCATATCCTCCGGAAGAGGAGAGAACCTTCGCTACATTCTGCTGGCGGAGCGGGATGGTTATCTTCCTGCCCAGGTCAAAATAGTCCTGGCCGATCAGCCGGACGCTGGAGCCCTCCGGATCGCTCAAGAGTTTGGTGTTCGTCATATGTATCTGGATCCAGCGGGAAGGAGTCGAGAGGAGTATGACCAACAGCTCGTGTCGCATCTGGAGGGGGCAGGGGTGGACCTGGTGGTTCTCACCGGCTATATGAGGATCCTGTCACCTCGATTCGTTCGCCATTATAAAAATAGAATTTTAAATATACATCCTGCTCTCTTGCCCTCGTTCCGGGGATTGGATGCCTTCAGCCAGGCCCTGGAGCATGGAGTGATGTGGACTGGCACCACCATTCATCTCGTCGATGAGGATGTCGATCACGGACCGATCATCTATCAGATGCCGGTGCCGGTGAAGAGGAACGATACCCATGAGAGTCTAAAGGCCAGGATCCAGAGGGCAGAGTACAGGGCCTATCCCAGGGCGATAAAGATGTTCATCGAGGGGAATCCTGAAGTGGTGGGAAGGAAGATCGTCTTTGAGAATGGGGCGAAATGA